One Brassica oleracea var. oleracea cultivar TO1000 chromosome C7, BOL, whole genome shotgun sequence genomic window carries:
- the LOC106302294 gene encoding uncharacterized protein LOC106302294 translates to MADSKALVKLKDGVPGAVVCPMLTTSNYTVWAMRMKVLLRVHKVWETIEPGTDEEEKNDLSTALLFQSIPESLILQVGDLGSPKVIWEAIRSRNLGAERVKSARLQTLMNEFDRLKMDDSDSIDTFSGKISELTSKATSLGQSIEGPKVVKKFLNSLPSKFIHMTASLEQLLDLDTTSFEDIIGRLKAYEERIKCFEPIEQQGSLLYSNTEKSYDQRGSDNSGRGRGHNRGRGRGNIGRGRGRSNNGERNKEKRTTR, encoded by the coding sequence ATGGCGGATTCAAAAGCTTTGGTAAAGCTTAAAGATGGCGTACCTGGTGCTGTGGTGTGTCCGATGTTGACGACGTCGAACTACACGGTGTGGGCAATGAGGATGAAGGTGCTTCTGCGTGTGCACAAGGTATGGGAAACGATAGAGCCTGGAACAGATGAAGAAGAGAAGAATGATCTGTCTACAGCTCTCTTGTTTCAGTCCATACCTGAATCATTGATCTTGCAAGTTGGTGACTTGGGTTCCCCTAAAGTGATATGGGAAGCTATACGATCAAGAAACCTAGGAGCAGAGCGTGTTAAATCAGCTCGTCTTCAGACGCTGATGAATGAATTTGATCGTTTGAAGATGGATGACTCGGATTCGATTGATACGTTCTCAGGAAAGATATCGGAGCTTACGTCAAAAGCAACCTCATTGGGACAGAGTATTGAGGGACCTAAAGTTGTGAAGAAGTTTCTTAATAGTCTACCATCAAAGTTCATCCATATGACAGCCTCGTTAGAACAGTTGTTAGATTTGGATACAACTAGCTTTGAAGACATTATTGGAAGGCTCAAAGCTTATGAAGAACGAATAAAATGTTTTGAACCTATTGAGCAACAAGGAAGTCTTCTGTACTCAAACACTGAGAAGTCATATGATCAAAGAGGATCAGACAATTCAGGAAGAGGAAGAGGACATAACAGAGGCCGTGGCAGAGGCAACATAGGAAGAGGTCGTGGCAGAAGCAACAATGGCGAGAGAAACAAAGAAAAAAGGACTACTCGCTGA